aataatttaactttaaaccgtTAGTTCTCTGTAATCCTCATTATGGATTATAAACTCGTATTTTGGCCAAAAATgacggtttaaagttaaaacactggaatgatggatttgtttcttacaatcacgcagctttttacttcacaagatgttcGTTTATGTACTTGAGTTGTATGGATTatgaatttttatgtttttatcagctgtttggactgtcattctgatggtacccattcactgcagatctATTGATGAGCAAGCGATGTAATGCTGAATGTcaccaaatctgttctgatgaagaaacaaactcatctacatcttggatgacctgaagGTACATTTTCAGGAATTTCCATTTTaggctgaactattcctttaaatctgTGCCTCACCTTGGTGGCTTCCCTTCCAGACGGCGCCTGCCCTCCATTTGCATCTGAACCTTCACTAGATCTGTTGGACTAGCGATGAACTGGCCCAAGGCACCTGATATCATACTGCCGATCACTGCTTTCCTATACACATCACAGAACACATGCTGATCCCATCTATTTAGACTTTAATCACTGTGCTGGTTCATATTTCACAGATGTTTCCCTCACCATACTGGAAAAACGCCATCTTCTGATCTTCCCAAGACAGATTCCCTGAGCTGTTCATAAGCCAACATCCTGCCGCCTGAATACACTAAAAATGAGGAATTCCAAAGGTCAGAAGGGATTCAAATACATCCAGCTCGATACTAAatcacttatttattcaggCAAGTTTGTTAATGAAGCTCATTGCAATTAATCAATATTACCTATATGTCTGTAAATAGCTGGTGTGACCCCTTGCCACAGTTTCAGGGGCCCCTCTTCTCGCACTATACCCATAGCTGTGCTTAGCATGCCCCTGTATTTTGGAGGCTGTACACTTCCACCATGCCGCCGCGAACCGCCTTCACCTTGTATCTGAAGTCTGGTTTTGGTAAGGTCCAGAGGGAAtgtgactaaaataaaaattgtataatacAGATATGTgcactttaaattaattatgaaaatatactgTAGATATTAACTAAACATTGAAAACTAAAAACTAGAAAGGATGTTTAGCTACCTAATTCTGCAACAGTTGCAGCACATGCTGACAGAGTGAACTTTGACACTCGGGGCCACCGCGAATTTTCTTGTACAGTAGACATTGTAGGTATCCTCTGATtcccactgaaaaaaatatttataaaagtaattgTACAACGATTTCCCAAAGAACCACGAGCCAGGAGTGCATGCTCTTTATGTGTTTACACTGTACTAGACAGGACTACGACCTTTAATATGAGGCGAAGCCGTTTTTTTAAGCCATGCCGGTTGGTCGGTGTAGTTACCGACCCCCTTACGTAATACGTTGTAGACTACAAAAGAAGCGTCTGACACCTAAAACCACATTTCCCACAGCAAAGGGGGCGTCAACAAACATAGCTTACGTCAGAAGACGCGCTACTTGCGTAAGACCGCCCGTCTTTTTCGTACGCATGCGTTTTCGTACGCATCTATCTTAtctctacactaccagtcaaatgtttttaaacagtacgatttttaatgtttcttatttgacccaaagtacagcaaaagcagtaaaatattttcactatttaaaataacctttttctatttgaacatattttaaaatgtaatttattcctgtgatttcaaagctgaatttttagcatcattactccagtcacacgatccttcagaaatcattctaatattctgatttgctgctcaaaaacatttattattattattattatgttgaaaacagctgagtagtatttatttatttatttttgatgaataaaaaaaagttcagaacaacgacatttatctgaaatagaaatcttatgtaacattataaatgcctttaccatcgcttttgatcaatttaaagcatccctgctaaataaaaatattaatttctataattttggaagactggagtaatgatgctgaaaatctagttttgatcacaggaataaattacattttaaaatatattcaaatagaaagcagttattttaaatagtaaaaatatttcacaatattactcgttttactgtattttggattaaataaatgctgactcggtgagcagaagagatttctttaaaaaacattaataatcttactttccaaaaacttttgacttgtagtctATCTAATAATTTTTACCCATTTTCATAAAtacacattaatattatattaacgTCGAATTgtcgaatacacaaaaataatttagtaaacTTGGCTATAAACCAAGCATCACCGTAATTGCAGTAATCAGCAATAAATTGCTATTTACTGCCATCTGGTGTCtagtaaataaaatttcatatatagtttaaacatttatgcatggacagcattttcattcaaatgtctgtgtaaatttgattatattaaaataataagacaGTATAACTTGTATTATTTACCCATCAAACTAAACATTTGAAAGGATATAGTTTATTGTCAAAACAAGCTTTAGAACAAAGAATTAGTCCTACATTGTTAGAATTACAGATATCCCTTAAAACAGCCGTTTAATCTGTTATGTCTACTTTTaatgtcagtatttttttacatatcCTTTACGTTTGTAGCATCAAATCAATAACGTCCAGAAgctcttaaaaacattttgtttagatATTGCACCGCTCAACAACACACTATTAGGAGCCTTGTCATtccaaatgaattaaaaaaattcacttaAGGTCAGTAAATTACTTAGTAACTAGGTTAATCTAAAGAGGGCTGTTTAATGTGACGTCAAACACACAAAGCCATCTATGGTAGTGCTTTCTCATTTCAATCAGCCTATAGTCAGCAGAGCGGCGGCACAAAACCACCACAAAGGTAAGTAGGTTGAACATATAactgcttttaaatgttttttattataatgaattatttatCCGAGTACATGTTTTCCCAATGGAGTTATGGATTAATAACCCAGAATCTGTATGCAAGCCTCTTTAATGCGGCGTGAATGGATTTACGCAAAAagtgtttgtttgatttttttatttatgtgtacTTTAGGGAATTAAATCAGTGTGGTGATCGATTTCAAATACTGTGTGATTCACAATATGCTTCGGGATGATTTTTCACACATTTCGTTCACTTTCAGTGCTCAGACTAGTACTTCCGCATTGCTTGATCAAATGATAATCCTCGTGTTCCGTGAAAGCCGTGCAGCCGTTTATTAATTATGCCTCATTATGTTTAACCTAGGGTATGGTATTAATCATACAGGCCATGCGTAATAATTTCTTAATCAAAATTCAAGATAAGTAATTATAGTCTTTATGTGGTCAGCATCTGCAATAAGCCGGTAGGGTGCGGCGTTGCAATTCTCAACTCGTCCAGAGAGGGCGCATTTAAAGTGCAAAATGAGTGTCTAAATCAGTTTAGCGATTTATTCAGGATGTGTTTATTGTTGTGATCCACATAAGAATGGTTAGGACGATTTAAGCgagttattatttattgttccAGTTGCAGTTGTTGTAATATGTTCACATATTCAAACTTGAATCGGCATTGTTTGACTTTAATGACTTAATGCAGAAATACAGTATAGAGTAACTAAAAAAGCGAGGCCGAGGCGTGTACAGTATTAACATGCATGTATACTTTCAGTGACAAAAATGAATGTGGAACATGAAGTTACACTGCTCGTTGATGAGATTCGTCGACTGGGCAGTAAAAGTAAGTCTTGTACTATTTTTGATAGTCCCTAACAACATCATTGTTAGAGATAAAGTCTGAGACCACCAGTGAAAATGCTTCTTTTTGACTGTTTTCCctattatagattatattattaaaatctgAGTTAAATGTTAACTTGAAAATTTAcatgaatttgaattttaaaacgTCTTTGTACCTCCCATTTTCAAAGAGTAACCTGTGATTCAATGGAAGAACATTCTGACCGACTTTACAAAAAAGTTTATATGATCATGGTCACAAATTTGCTTATTGGTTTGGTGGcctaaatatacactaccagtcaaaagtttttgaacagtagtatttttatgttttttttgttgttgttgttttttttttttaaagaagtctcttctactcaccaagcatgcatttatttgatccaaaatacagcaaaagcaaaaatattttgaaatattttttattattaaatgactgttttctatttgaatgtattttaaaatgtaatttattcctgtgatcaaagataaatttttagcatcattactccagtcttcagtgtcacatgatccttcagaaatcattctaatattctgatttgctgttcaagaaacattattattattattaataataataataataataataatatcatcatcatcatcatcatcaatatttaaaacaggtgagtaaagtttttcaggattcttggatgaatagaaagatccaaagatcagcatttatctgaaataaaaagcttttgtaacattatacactataccattcaaaagctattattattattattattattatagaaataatacttttatttagcaaggatgctttaaattgatcaatttgtaatgttacacaagatttttatttcagatcagtgctgttcttctgaactttctattcatcaaagaaacctgaaaaaaatatacttggttgttattaacaacaacaacaataataataataataataataataacaacaacaacaataataataataataataataataatatatatatatatatatatatatttaacagcaaatctgaatattacaATGATGTCTGAAGATtcatgtgattggagtaatgatgctaaaaatttagctttgaaatcacaggaataaattgcatttcaaaatatattcaaatagaacagttattttaaatagtaaatatatttcaacattttactgtttctgctgtactttggatcaaataaatgcaggcttggtgagcagaagagactacttaaaaaacaaacaaaaaaaaaaaaaaacattaaaaatcttactgttcaaaaacttttgaccggtagtgtaatTCATTAAACCGATCTATCTGTCTATACACTTTGGTGGCTGAAAGTAATTCAACTCTTTTGAAAGAATTCTTttgtgctcatcaaggctacatttatttggtcaaacaTACAgtgaaacattaatattgtgaaaaatgattacaatttaaaatagctgttttctattttaatatatttttaaatattatttttttcctgcgatggcaaagctgaatttttaagcagccattactccagccttagtgtcacaagatccttcagaaatcattctaatatgctctgatatattgtatattatataaccTGTCGATTTGCTAAAACTGATTCTATATTATTTTGGTGCTTCATTAAGtacataaatgttaatataagacATTGAGAGTTGTTCATGAATGATTTCGAGCGACCGCTGACCACTCTCACTGTCTCACAGACGCAGATGGGAAGACAAGCGTCAAATTTGGAGTCTTGTTTAATGATGACCAGTGCGCCAACCTCTTTGAAGCTCTGGTCGGAACGCTGAAAGCGGCCAAGCGAAAGAAGATCATCACATTCGAAGGCGAGCTCTTATTGCAAGGAGTTCACGACAATGTGGATGTCATTTTACTGCAGGACTGAATTTAACAGTCTTTTGTAAACCCAAGTACAAagttcaaatgcatttttgacATCTCATTGCTACATTTTGATATGGAAATATACTTGAgaatgtaacatttttgtatACTGGATTGGAATATTTTTATACAGCAACCTTTTCTCTCTCAGGGGAGTGATCTGCACAAAGTTTTTGGAAAAGTAGCAATCTTCCCTGTTCAGACAACTCATTAAAATATCATAGCGTGCATGATCATGTTACTGGTTTTCCAGGACTGAATGAATTCATCAAACTTTGTTTCAGCCTAATTTAAAAGAATATCCACACAGGTCATTATCAGTCTTACAGATTATACCTCTGATGTCCTATTCTGACTGTATTGATTGTAGACTGTATAATTGTTGTCTTTTACAGTAATCATGAGGTTGTTTGTTTACAGTACCATTACtgtgaaattattaatttcagGCATGGTCACTCATATGTGCCATAACATCTCAAAAGCtgataaacataaatattaagtaaCATTTATCTGCTGTATGATTTTCTGGaatcaaatgtttaaaaaaagagtcAAGTTCAACAAATCATCAAAGCTGTTCCAGTGTGATATTCTGTGTTATAAAGCTCTTGCAAAAACATCCCCACATTGTATTTGTGCTGTTCTTGTTATTTATGTCTGTACAAATGTTATAAGACTCCCAATGGTGCAGTTTGTGCCATTTGAAGCTCAGGAAGACCTTAAAATGAGGAGCAATTGGAAAAAAAGACTTCATCAATGATTACATAGAGGGGGAGTGTGTTTATAGCTGTGTACTGAGTCATTATAATGACAGTGGGagaaagaataataaaatggaTTGCAAAATTAGCTTGGGAAaagtttttaatctttttttttaaag
This is a stretch of genomic DNA from Labeo rohita strain BAU-BD-2019 chromosome 20, IGBB_LRoh.1.0, whole genome shotgun sequence. It encodes these proteins:
- the slc25a27 gene encoding mitochondrial uncoupling protein 4 isoform X2, whose translation is MSTVQENSRWPRVSKFTLSACAATVAELVTFPLDLTKTRLQIQGEGGSRRHGGSVQPPKYRGMLSTAMGIVREEGPLKLWQGVTPAIYRHIVYSGGRMLAYEQLRESVLGRSEDGVFPVWKAVIGSMISGALGQFIASPTDLVKVQMQMEGRRRLEGKPPRVHGVYHAFTKIIAEGGIRGLWAGWVPNVQRAALVNLGDLMTYDTVKHFLLRNTSIPDNSICHGLASICSGLVAATMGTPADVVKTRVMNQPRDSNGRGLLYKSSTDCLVQSAPWSLTFWLTFEQMRRAMGISSF
- the abracl gene encoding costars family protein ABRACL, with the translated sequence MVVLSHFNQPIVSRAAAQNHHKVTKMNVEHEVTLLVDEIRRLGSKNADGKTSVKFGVLFNDDQCANLFEALVGTLKAAKRKKIITFEGELLLQGVHDNVDVILLQD
- the slc25a27 gene encoding mitochondrial uncoupling protein 4 isoform X1 produces the protein MSTVQENSRWPRVSKFTLSACAATVAELVTFPLDLTKTRLQIQGEGGSRRHGGSVQPPKYRGMLSTAMGIVREEGPLKLWQGVTPAIYRHIVYSGGRMLAYEQLRESVLGRSEDGVFPVWKAVIGSMISGALGQFIASPTDLVKVQMQMEGRRRLEGKPPRVHGVYHAFTKIIAEGGIRGLWAGWVPNVQRAALVNLGDLMTYDTVKHFLLRNTSIPDNSICHGLASICSGLVAATMGTPADVVKTRVMNQPRDSNGRGLLYKSSTDCLVQSVRKEGFFSLYKGFLPTWFRMAPWSLTFWLTFEQMRRAMGISSF